One genomic region from Mycoplasmopsis meleagridis encodes:
- the secDF gene encoding protein translocase subunit SecDF produces the protein MFSVLTKTFKNIFSLSNWKRIAIILITLIASICAIVFGSFFYLSKNVNKSVDYTGGIKYLVEIDNKEKLNDDKFTKKVANIINDRLTGGSEYEGIVVIPQEQGKILIEQKGNLSDNERYAFQNLITQKPNLILTDTDMIPLFVDGKFNKDKEEINYNDLARYYSPLKPNSASVQYGYNNSYSIKVDLLDKNAENEWTNATAYISNTTSKTLLMWLNIDKLVYIAQNDYSKEWENSKKNPYNFIHVNESVEDEKTKQPNALKENQINVNNFLISTSTIYQPANGESFYIRNDNLNNQSAKKLAANINFSISPYSLNMLSEQIEKPNLVNGILEKALIAGIVIFIIVAIFMLVNYGLLGALNTISSALYIFLTLLMFTILRGEYSPVTIVALIIGFAISLDASITNFERLKGEIYHGDKLKKAIKRTYSLSSFSILDANISALIIAFILFYFGTNSVRGLSLLLVFSFIFTLLIMLILNRILSTLLVSTGWFNKRLWLLGINYKKVKKLNGKIFYKRFDYYRNSKWFNLAILLIIIIGLIVYSSIAAHNNNAQLGLNLSLDFKGGKTIYLEGFNTSPLNLNEANSLRDLIIQNQDNLNIKDASSYVKVLPINMDNSLFKVAINYPYEIDVNTLETFVKSHAQYANINFISFDFSNSENKQLVINSLIAFGVSLLGLFIYSLIRFKWTYAIAMIISLVSDILVILAFLAITRVEISPIIIAGILGVFVFSVNNMISIFSKIRENTNSFFYHDVLSKKQVKYAINNAIIHNLKRTLYLFLVLTLAAIILFVFNDATNWRLNLILLIGTLVSSNSSIFVSTYILGKLETKRQLGIKKRQEKKYWEFNNKEEQTFVGINDFIA, from the coding sequence ATGTTTAGCGTTTTAACCAAAACTTTCAAAAATATTTTTTCGTTAAGCAATTGAAAAAGAATAGCAATAATATTGATAACGTTAATAGCTTCAATTTGTGCTATTGTTTTTGGTTCATTTTTTTATCTTTCTAAAAATGTTAATAAATCAGTTGATTATACCGGCGGAATAAAGTATTTAGTTGAAATTGATAACAAAGAGAAACTTAATGATGATAAATTTACTAAAAAAGTAGCTAACATAATTAATGATCGTCTAACTGGCGGCTCTGAATATGAAGGTATAGTTGTTATTCCACAAGAACAAGGCAAAATTCTAATTGAACAAAAAGGCAATTTGAGCGATAATGAACGTTATGCTTTTCAAAATTTAATTACTCAAAAACCCAATTTGATTTTAACTGATACTGATATGATTCCTTTATTTGTAGATGGTAAATTCAACAAAGATAAAGAAGAAATAAATTACAATGATTTAGCCCGTTATTATTCACCCTTAAAACCTAATAGCGCTTCTGTACAATACGGTTATAACAATAGTTATTCTATCAAAGTAGATTTGTTAGATAAAAACGCTGAAAATGAATGAACTAATGCAACTGCTTATATTTCCAATACAACTTCAAAAACGCTTTTAATGTGACTAAATATTGATAAATTAGTTTATATAGCACAAAATGATTATTCTAAAGAATGAGAAAATTCAAAAAAGAATCCATATAACTTTATTCACGTTAATGAAAGTGTCGAAGATGAAAAAACAAAGCAACCAAATGCTTTAAAAGAAAATCAAATTAATGTTAATAATTTTTTAATTAGTACTTCAACTATTTATCAACCAGCAAATGGTGAATCATTTTATATAAGAAATGATAATTTGAATAATCAAAGTGCTAAAAAACTAGCAGCTAACATTAATTTCAGTATTTCTCCTTATTCACTAAATATGCTTTCGGAGCAAATTGAAAAGCCTAATTTGGTTAATGGAATATTAGAAAAAGCTTTAATTGCAGGAATAGTAATATTTATTATTGTTGCTATTTTTATGCTTGTTAATTATGGTTTATTAGGTGCTTTAAACACTATTTCGTCGGCACTTTATATATTTTTAACCCTACTAATGTTTACTATTCTAAGAGGTGAATATTCACCTGTTACTATTGTTGCTTTAATTATTGGTTTTGCTATTAGTTTAGATGCTTCAATTACTAATTTTGAAAGATTAAAAGGTGAAATTTACCACGGCGATAAGCTTAAAAAAGCTATAAAAAGAACATATTCTCTTTCTTCTTTTTCTATCTTAGACGCTAATATTAGCGCACTAATAATAGCTTTTATTTTGTTTTATTTTGGAACTAATTCTGTTAGAGGCTTAAGTTTATTATTAGTATTTTCTTTCATTTTTACTCTACTAATAATGCTTATTTTAAATAGAATTTTAAGTACTTTACTTGTATCAACTGGATGATTTAATAAACGTCTTTGACTTTTAGGCATTAACTATAAAAAGGTTAAAAAACTTAATGGAAAAATTTTTTATAAAAGATTTGATTATTATAGAAATAGCAAATGATTTAATTTAGCTATTTTATTAATCATTATTATTGGTTTAATTGTTTATTCATCTATAGCAGCACATAATAATAATGCTCAATTAGGATTAAATTTATCTTTGGATTTTAAAGGTGGTAAAACTATTTATTTAGAAGGATTTAATACATCTCCACTTAATCTTAATGAAGCTAATAGCTTAAGAGATTTAATTATTCAAAATCAAGATAATTTAAATATTAAAGACGCTTCGTCCTATGTTAAGGTTTTACCTATAAATATGGATAATTCGCTCTTTAAAGTAGCTATTAATTATCCTTATGAAATAGATGTAAATACTTTAGAAACTTTTGTTAAAAGTCATGCTCAATATGCAAATATTAATTTTATTAGTTTTGATTTTTCTAATAGTGAAAACAAGCAATTAGTAATTAATTCTTTAATTGCTTTTGGAGTTTCTTTATTGGGCTTATTCATTTATTCATTGATAAGATTCAAATGAACATACGCAATAGCAATGATAATTAGTTTAGTAAGTGATATTTTAGTTATATTAGCTTTCTTAGCTATAACAAGAGTTGAAATATCACCTATAATAATTGCTGGTATTTTAGGTGTTTTTGTTTTCTCAGTAAATAATATGATTTCTATTTTTAGCAAAATAAGAGAAAATACTAATTCTTTCTTTTATCATGATGTTTTAAGCAAAAAACAAGTTAAATATGCAATCAATAACGCAATTATTCATAATTTAAAAAGAACTTTATATCTATTTTTAGTTTTAACATTAGCAGCAATAATTTTGTTTGTTTTTAATGATGCAACAAATTGAAGATTAAATTTAATTTTACTAATTGGTACACTAGTTTCTTCGAATAGTTCTATATTTGTATCTACTTATATTTTAGGCAAATTAGAAACAAAAAGACAATTAGGCATTAAAAAACGTCAAGAGAAAAAATATTGAGAATTCAATAATAAAGAAGAGCAAACTTTTGTTGGAATTAACGATTTTATTGCTTAA
- a CDS encoding FAD synthase produces the protein MPMRIFELENNEYFNKPIFVFGSFETFHLGHNQLFLAAKEIKKQNYERDIVLVYFADVENLPKNMNKGIFTNLNYRIQKMANLGFLNAIELNFKNIYNLEAEDFIKKLTYKYDEFTLVVGEDFKFGYKGKGNTTFLKENFPNNTFIVKELKLENGNKISTSFIKECLLSGEIDLVNTLNMYKYGFDVSLNEKDDLIHISKVDNKLVSLKKGIYIAFLELNDYVYYVVYLNGDNKQIIKSLDYDLHLVDNFLGKIEILEKIRILVTNEKEEIDENDLFLAKNYFIKLNKNS, from the coding sequence ATGCCAATGAGAATTTTTGAACTAGAAAACAATGAATATTTTAATAAACCAATATTTGTTTTTGGTTCTTTTGAAACTTTCCATTTAGGACATAATCAGCTATTTTTAGCTGCAAAAGAAATAAAAAAGCAAAATTATGAAAGAGATATTGTTTTAGTTTATTTTGCAGATGTTGAAAATTTACCTAAAAATATGAATAAAGGCATTTTTACAAATTTAAATTATCGAATTCAAAAAATGGCAAATTTAGGATTTTTAAATGCAATTGAATTAAATTTTAAAAATATTTATAACTTAGAAGCAGAAGATTTTATTAAAAAATTAACATATAAATATGATGAATTTACTCTTGTAGTAGGAGAAGATTTTAAATTTGGTTATAAAGGAAAAGGAAATACTACTTTTTTGAAAGAAAATTTTCCTAATAATACTTTTATTGTTAAAGAATTAAAGTTAGAAAACGGTAATAAAATTTCTACATCTTTTATTAAAGAATGCTTATTAAGCGGAGAAATTGATTTAGTCAACACATTAAACATGTATAAATATGGTTTTGATGTTAGTTTAAATGAAAAGGATGATCTAATACATATTTCTAAAGTTGATAATAAATTAGTTAGTTTAAAAAAAGGAATATATATAGCTTTTTTGGAATTAAATGATTATGTTTATTATGTTGTTTACTTAAATGGAGATAATAAACAAATTATTAAATCTTTAGACTATGATTTACATTTAGTTGATAATTTTTTAGGAAAAATTGAAATTCTGGAAAAAATAAGAATTCTAGTTACTAATGAAAAAGAAGAAATTGATGAAAATGATCTTTTTTTAGCAAAAAATTATTTCATTAAATTAAATAAGAATTCTTAA
- the rpsO gene encoding 30S ribosomal protein S15: MISKLQKAELVTKYGKNSKDTGNAFVQIAILTAEIEDLKKHFAQNPKDNHSKRGFVAKINQRRVLLQHLKKTDFVTYQKALAELNLRK; encoded by the coding sequence ATGATTAGTAAATTACAAAAAGCGGAATTAGTAACAAAATATGGTAAAAATTCTAAAGATACAGGAAACGCTTTTGTGCAAATAGCTATTTTAACTGCTGAAATTGAAGATTTAAAAAAACATTTTGCCCAAAATCCTAAAGACAATCATTCTAAAAGAGGATTTGTTGCTAAAATTAACCAACGTCGTGTTTTATTACAACATTTAAAGAAAACAGATTTTGTTACATATCAAAAAGCATTAGCAGAATTAAATCTTAGAAAATAA